A single genomic interval of Fibrobacter sp. UWEL harbors:
- a CDS encoding L-threonylcarbamoyladenylate synthase, whose protein sequence is MRFEVHPLNPQARIVKLAAAALEDDGLVLYPTESGYAIGCNAESPKAIHKLYALKKPMKKFFMALIIPDIRAATDYARVDNFAFNIMKPRVPGPFTFILPADPHIARRLDVKRPEIGVRMPTHPFFKELFQHFDKPILSTAAKLSEEDIYEPDDLWKTFEHSVDMMVDCGPIEIKPTNIISLVNHHEVEIIRGELDPEI, encoded by the coding sequence ATGCGATTTGAAGTACATCCATTGAATCCTCAGGCCCGCATCGTAAAGCTGGCCGCCGCCGCCCTGGAAGACGACGGTCTTGTACTCTACCCTACCGAATCCGGATACGCCATCGGCTGCAACGCCGAATCCCCCAAGGCCATCCACAAGCTTTACGCCCTCAAAAAGCCTATGAAGAAGTTCTTCATGGCTCTGATCATCCCCGACATTCGAGCCGCAACCGACTATGCCCGCGTGGACAACTTCGCCTTCAACATCATGAAGCCCCGCGTTCCCGGTCCCTTCACCTTCATTCTTCCGGCAGATCCGCACATCGCCCGCCGCCTGGACGTGAAGCGCCCAGAAATCGGCGTCAGAATGCCTACCCACCCCTTCTTCAAGGAACTGTTCCAGCACTTCGACAAGCCCATCCTCAGCACCGCAGCAAAGCTCAGCGAAGAGGACATCTACGAGCCCGACGATCTCTGGAAGACCTTCGAACACTCCGTCGACATGATGGTTGACTGCGGCCCTATCGAAATCAAGCCCACCAACATCATCAGCCTGGTGAACCACCACGAAGTAGAAATCATCCGCGGCGAACTAGACCCCGAAATATAA
- a CDS encoding ATP-binding cassette domain-containing protein, translated as MRSFQIVTPDDSKPFTIGRKSENSLVLDNLMVSRHHAVLECISGKWTLRNLTGNSLTQLNGEDVPFSENPDESRGLPVEDGDIILIGTQQIRASFKDNHLTLLLVNSTASTETGLPEGVSARLEKDGAHLQFREKFISPEGKSVSQKKLNEGESIRMPGYEISCSAGNVTCRETPVGYDVHAQNLDVYAGKKRLLQDVNFDLPAGEILAIIGRSGQGKSTLLKLLQGINRSGENSKVYIGGLDYRNTEIRKRIAFLEQDPQLRMDLTVRETLLDGGRVSMNKLDFKQNVQGRLEKFCELFGLSQRMDNGVRTLSGGELRRVALARELMGSPGLIILDEPLSGLDPYNSRILCSHLKQLAFLGHTVILTTHSYEALKVANKLLIIHQGHQVFYGSPAEAYGHFQTEDAEEILSSLKDEQSIDREEKYSRQTRAGLVPYIPSKNLYFPKTHLAPVFLYKVGLTAKQWFRDKGKALAILLQPLIIGFLFSQIFSSLSSLWIVAFAVILSANWLALSLSIREIVAEKEILMGEFRKGVKVLPTITAKMFLPVIAAWIQTLIVFAFVNFRISVHWQPMMLVAFLAMVLPAVAVGLMVSAFSKNSGQANALLPLLIIPQVALAGALVPMDQMLPTGRILSTIIWSKYNQRSLLNLLLEREDPLSNALAAIAIAVGCYIVMAIKLYTSKKAK; from the coding sequence ATGCGTTCTTTCCAAATTGTCACTCCTGATGACTCCAAGCCTTTTACCATAGGCCGCAAGTCTGAAAACAGCCTGGTGCTGGATAACCTGATGGTGTCCAGACATCATGCGGTGTTGGAGTGCATCTCTGGAAAATGGACTCTGCGGAACTTAACAGGAAACAGCCTCACTCAGTTGAATGGTGAAGATGTTCCCTTCAGTGAAAATCCGGACGAATCCCGTGGTTTACCTGTAGAAGATGGTGATATCATCCTCATCGGAACCCAGCAGATCCGCGCTTCCTTCAAGGATAACCATCTGACGCTTCTGTTGGTGAACTCCACCGCCAGTACAGAAACTGGATTGCCGGAAGGCGTTTCCGCCCGTCTGGAAAAAGATGGAGCACATCTGCAGTTTAGGGAGAAGTTCATCTCTCCCGAGGGAAAAAGTGTAAGTCAGAAGAAGCTTAACGAAGGCGAATCCATCCGGATGCCGGGTTATGAAATTTCCTGCAGCGCAGGGAACGTCACCTGCAGGGAAACTCCCGTAGGTTATGACGTACACGCCCAGAATCTTGATGTTTACGCCGGCAAGAAACGATTGCTTCAGGATGTAAACTTCGATCTTCCTGCAGGTGAAATTCTCGCTATCATCGGTCGCTCCGGACAGGGAAAGTCTACACTTCTGAAATTGCTCCAGGGCATTAACCGCAGTGGAGAAAACTCCAAGGTTTATATTGGCGGTCTGGATTACCGCAATACGGAAATCCGCAAGCGCATCGCATTCCTGGAACAGGACCCCCAGCTCCGTATGGATTTGACCGTACGGGAGACGCTTCTTGATGGTGGCCGCGTATCCATGAACAAACTTGACTTCAAGCAGAACGTTCAGGGGCGACTGGAAAAGTTCTGCGAACTTTTCGGGCTCAGCCAACGTATGGATAATGGCGTTAGGACGCTCTCCGGCGGCGAGCTTCGCCGCGTCGCCCTGGCCCGCGAGTTGATGGGAAGTCCCGGTCTGATTATTCTGGATGAACCCCTCTCTGGTCTTGATCCCTACAACTCTAGAATTCTCTGTTCCCACTTGAAACAGCTGGCATTCCTGGGCCACACGGTCATACTTACCACCCACAGCTACGAGGCGCTGAAGGTTGCAAACAAGCTGTTAATCATCCATCAGGGGCATCAGGTATTCTACGGTTCCCCCGCGGAGGCCTATGGCCACTTCCAGACGGAAGACGCCGAGGAAATCCTCTCCAGCCTTAAGGACGAACAGTCCATCGACCGTGAAGAAAAATACTCCAGGCAAACCCGAGCCGGCCTCGTACCCTACATCCCGTCCAAGAATCTTTACTTCCCGAAAACTCATCTTGCACCGGTTTTCTTGTACAAGGTGGGGCTTACCGCAAAGCAGTGGTTCAGGGACAAGGGCAAGGCTCTAGCGATATTACTTCAGCCCTTGATCATCGGGTTCCTGTTCTCCCAGATTTTCTCCAGTTTGTCCTCCCTCTGGATTGTTGCGTTTGCCGTCATCCTGTCAGCAAACTGGCTGGCACTATCCCTCTCCATTCGCGAGATTGTTGCGGAAAAGGAAATCCTCATGGGAGAATTCCGTAAAGGCGTAAAGGTGCTACCCACCATTACCGCCAAGATGTTCCTGCCTGTGATTGCTGCCTGGATTCAGACCTTGATTGTATTCGCCTTCGTGAACTTCAGGATTTCAGTACATTGGCAGCCCATGATGTTGGTGGCATTCCTCGCCATGGTCCTTCCCGCAGTTGCTGTAGGCTTAATGGTCAGCGCCTTCTCCAAGAATTCTGGCCAGGCAAACGCATTGCTACCCTTATTGATTATCCCCCAAGTCGCTTTGGCGGGAGCTTTGGTTCCCATGGACCAAATGTTACCCACAGGCAGAATCCTTTCAACCATTATCTGGTCCAAGTACAACCAGAGAAGTCTCCTGAATCTTCTTTTGGAGCGCGAAGACCCTCTTTCGAACGCACTTGCTGCCATCGCCATCGCCGTAGGTTGTTATATTGTGATGGCAATTAAACTTTACACGTCCAAGAAAGCAAAATGA
- a CDS encoding GGDEF domain-containing protein, with product MEHLYNLRTVCVGNYIGLMLLVILFFENAWRLRRRTSENVAIMMMVTTCIASCFLDPIAYYVDGIPGKLFQIIAYISNDILFVSYGVICFFWVYFLAVHLEGGVSRRHLTFMRVLLCVPFSLILINHFYPIAFTIDNQGNYVRSIGYYINLFTDAIFVLDGLLLYTRCRRKGGFMKSFPVAGYIVPIAVAVIIQSNFYGVSVISPSIAVGITSILAGLKNENAYRDEQTGVYKRSYMDACFDKIVAKNRVTGFLIHLDTLDSICDEHGYKEVDNSIVCAAAFLNEAVGDMGTVVRFATDKFVVLLNTQADAIIKVLDEEIRNDVLRYNRNSKIPLSIHMSYVKLNKDNSEQFLMLNELNHQLRNS from the coding sequence ATGGAACACTTGTATAACTTGAGAACTGTTTGCGTCGGAAACTATATCGGTCTGATGCTTCTGGTGATTCTCTTTTTCGAAAATGCCTGGCGTCTTCGCCGTCGTACAAGTGAGAATGTTGCCATTATGATGATGGTGACAACTTGTATAGCTTCCTGCTTCCTGGATCCGATTGCATATTATGTGGATGGTATTCCCGGAAAGTTGTTTCAAATCATTGCATACATCTCCAATGACATTCTGTTTGTTTCCTACGGTGTCATCTGCTTTTTCTGGGTTTATTTTTTGGCGGTACATCTAGAAGGAGGTGTCAGCAGAAGACATCTCACCTTCATGAGAGTTCTCCTTTGCGTCCCATTCAGCTTGATTTTAATCAACCATTTCTATCCTATTGCATTTACCATCGATAACCAGGGTAATTACGTCCGCAGCATTGGCTACTACATCAACCTGTTCACGGATGCAATCTTTGTGCTGGATGGTTTGCTTTTGTATACCCGCTGCCGTAGAAAGGGCGGCTTCATGAAGAGTTTCCCTGTGGCCGGTTATATTGTCCCAATTGCCGTAGCGGTAATCATCCAGTCCAATTTCTATGGCGTATCCGTCATTTCTCCAAGTATCGCGGTAGGTATTACAAGTATTCTTGCGGGACTCAAGAATGAAAATGCTTATCGTGATGAGCAGACCGGCGTATACAAACGTTCCTATATGGATGCCTGCTTCGATAAAATTGTGGCAAAGAATCGAGTAACCGGCTTTTTAATCCATCTGGACACCTTGGATTCCATCTGTGATGAACACGGCTATAAGGAAGTGGATAATTCCATCGTGTGCGCAGCCGCCTTTCTGAACGAGGCTGTTGGTGACATGGGAACTGTAGTCCGCTTCGCCACGGATAAATTCGTGGTGCTTCTGAACACTCAGGCGGATGCGATCATCAAGGTCCTGGATGAAGAAATCAGAAACGACGTCTTGCGTTATAATAGAAACAGCAAGATTCCTCTGTCCATCCATATGAGTTATGTAAAACTCAACAAGGATAATTCCGAACAGTTCCTCATGCTGAACGAGTTGAATCACCAGCTGAGGAACTCCTAG
- a CDS encoding YraN family protein — MNKNPQDINASKTNNKPKGNFVETQASAFLMRQGFKILARNYAYRGGELDIVAQENETIVFVEVKSVWNNQQGNPAARVNRDKQKKIWQTACHFLSTQKEFAPKGFDTPCRFDVLSARMYQKPLTFSHIRNAFEGSQVIPRC; from the coding sequence ATGAATAAGAATCCGCAGGATATCAATGCAAGTAAGACAAACAACAAGCCCAAGGGAAACTTCGTCGAGACCCAGGCTTCCGCATTCTTAATGCGTCAAGGATTCAAGATCCTGGCTCGCAATTACGCCTATCGAGGTGGAGAACTGGACATTGTGGCGCAAGAAAACGAGACCATCGTATTTGTAGAAGTGAAGTCCGTATGGAACAACCAGCAGGGAAATCCTGCCGCCCGCGTCAATCGGGACAAGCAGAAGAAAATCTGGCAGACCGCCTGCCATTTCCTTTCCACACAAAAGGAATTCGCCCCCAAAGGTTTTGACACCCCTTGCCGTTTTGATGTTTTAAGCGCCCGCATGTACCAGAAGCCCCTGACATTCAGTCATATCAGGAACGCCTTCGAAGGCTCTCAGGTCATCCCCCGCTGTTAA
- a CDS encoding serine/threonine-protein kinase, whose protein sequence is MIAPQKPEIFPRPFNENYDLIGTLGRGGMGNVYKAMDKRLNREVAFKILDASSDTEAIKRFYLEAQAMKELDHQNVVHVFDFGQEKSQLFISMTYVEGTNLSEILHNKEQLSFDAIEVIIRQIARGLLYAHGKGIVHRDVKPSNIMLTRDNRVYIMDFGISYVQEMEKERLTRTGMTMGTPEYMSPEQCHGDSVTLQSDIYSMGVILYEMTCGRLPFEGNRPVEIALKHVQEPPPAPELFRKDMPPGLSALILKCLKKKLNERFHDMQEFLDACDQVFGDKDRQRLTGSHTPLRRHTVSITDMANKISPKAKELQRKLAALAIFIFPLIIMLLILLMLTHKPESTLRELEWTEALGNYETKALEVDETDGYPLSNLNDNDLKTAWLYTKPQKPQNPVLTLYFDCNAVITHFGIAIGYQKSVDDAFGDRFRIFKKPRTITLETKDGFKQKVKLDNVKGMQYPNIQAMESTELKIYLEDVYEAENADFAISEIRLLGMELP, encoded by the coding sequence ATGATCGCACCGCAGAAACCTGAAATTTTTCCTCGTCCATTTAACGAAAACTATGACCTGATCGGCACCCTGGGAAGGGGTGGCATGGGCAATGTCTACAAGGCCATGGACAAGAGGTTAAATCGCGAAGTTGCGTTCAAGATTCTTGACGCATCCTCCGATACGGAAGCCATCAAGCGTTTCTATCTGGAAGCCCAGGCCATGAAGGAGCTGGACCACCAGAACGTGGTTCACGTATTCGACTTCGGTCAGGAAAAGAGCCAGCTGTTCATTTCCATGACATACGTCGAAGGCACCAACCTGTCCGAGATCCTTCACAACAAGGAACAGCTTTCTTTCGACGCCATCGAAGTGATCATCCGTCAGATTGCCCGCGGCCTTCTTTATGCACACGGCAAGGGCATTGTCCATCGTGACGTGAAGCCATCCAACATCATGCTGACTCGCGACAACCGCGTCTACATCATGGACTTTGGCATCTCCTACGTCCAGGAAATGGAAAAGGAACGCCTGACCCGCACCGGCATGACCATGGGAACTCCGGAATACATGAGCCCGGAACAGTGTCACGGCGATAGCGTCACCCTGCAGTCTGACATTTACAGCATGGGCGTCATCCTTTATGAGATGACTTGCGGACGCCTCCCCTTCGAAGGAAACCGCCCCGTGGAAATCGCACTGAAGCATGTGCAGGAACCGCCTCCGGCACCGGAACTGTTCCGCAAGGATATGCCCCCGGGACTTTCCGCCTTGATCCTCAAGTGCCTCAAGAAAAAGCTGAACGAACGCTTCCACGACATGCAGGAATTCCTGGATGCCTGTGACCAGGTCTTTGGCGATAAGGACCGTCAGCGTCTTACAGGAAGTCACACTCCCCTACGCCGCCATACCGTTTCCATCACGGACATGGCCAACAAGATTTCTCCCAAAGCCAAGGAACTGCAGCGCAAGCTTGCTGCTCTCGCCATCTTTATCTTCCCGCTGATCATCATGCTCCTGATCCTGCTGATGCTCACCCACAAGCCGGAAAGCACCCTGCGAGAACTGGAATGGACCGAAGCCCTGGGCAATTACGAAACCAAGGCTCTGGAAGTGGACGAAACCGACGGCTATCCTCTTTCCAACCTGAACGACAACGATCTGAAGACCGCCTGGCTCTATACCAAGCCCCAAAAGCCTCAGAATCCAGTCCTCACCCTTTACTTTGATTGCAACGCAGTGATTACCCACTTCGGTATTGCCATCGGTTACCAGAAGTCCGTAGACGATGCCTTCGGAGACCGTTTCCGCATCTTCAAGAAGCCCCGCACCATCACTCTTGAAACCAAGGACGGATTCAAGCAGAAGGTCAAGCTGGACAACGTGAAGGGCATGCAGTACCCCAACATCCAGGCCATGGAATCTACCGAACTGAAGATCTACCTGGAAGATGTGTACGAAGCGGAGAATGCAGATTTCGCCATTTCCGAAATCCGCCTGCTGGGCATGGAACTGCCCTAG
- a CDS encoding pyridoxal phosphate-dependent aminotransferase, which translates to MKALSNRTLNIAASLTVAIDTLAKQMIADGKDVVSLGAGEPDFPTPEPIRAAACKAINDGKTRYTAPVGIMEVRKAVAKKLKDENGLDYKPEQIIMTSGAKHAVFNSLAALVNPGDEVIVPAPYWVTYPELVKWLGGTPVFVQATKDAKFKITAEQLRAAITDKTKAILLNNPCNPTGAVYTKEELGELAKVIVEKDIYCISDEVYEYFVYDTEFVSAAAFPGMAERTIVINGFSKSHCMTGWRIGYDAAPAEIAKIIGKIQGQATHHPSNVAQYAALGALEMDKSNVEAMQAAFLKRRNYMLKRTAEILPVPAHAPEGAFYLFAPVNSFYGKKTPEGKTIGGSIELCEYLLQSQGLAIVPGAAFGDDTCVRFSYAASDETLEKACDRFIAGLKTLN; encoded by the coding sequence ATGAAAGCACTCTCCAATAGAACTTTGAATATTGCCGCCAGCTTGACGGTTGCCATTGATACTTTAGCAAAGCAGATGATTGCCGACGGCAAGGACGTCGTAAGCCTTGGCGCTGGTGAGCCGGACTTCCCTACCCCGGAACCCATCCGCGCAGCAGCCTGCAAGGCAATTAACGATGGCAAGACCCGTTACACCGCTCCCGTAGGCATTATGGAAGTGCGTAAAGCCGTGGCAAAAAAGCTGAAGGACGAGAACGGTCTGGACTACAAGCCGGAACAGATTATCATGACTAGCGGCGCAAAGCACGCTGTGTTCAATTCCCTTGCAGCCCTGGTAAATCCGGGCGATGAAGTCATTGTTCCTGCGCCCTACTGGGTAACCTATCCAGAATTGGTGAAATGGTTAGGCGGTACTCCTGTTTTTGTACAGGCCACTAAGGACGCCAAGTTCAAGATTACCGCGGAACAACTCCGCGCAGCCATCACTGACAAGACTAAGGCAATCTTGCTGAACAATCCCTGCAACCCCACTGGCGCAGTTTACACCAAGGAAGAACTGGGTGAATTGGCTAAGGTCATCGTTGAAAAGGACATCTATTGCATTTCCGACGAAGTGTATGAATACTTCGTTTACGACACTGAGTTTGTTTCCGCAGCCGCATTCCCGGGCATGGCAGAACGCACCATTGTCATTAACGGTTTCTCCAAGTCCCACTGCATGACGGGTTGGCGTATTGGTTACGATGCCGCCCCCGCTGAAATCGCAAAGATCATAGGCAAGATCCAGGGGCAGGCAACTCATCACCCCAGCAATGTGGCTCAGTATGCAGCTCTCGGCGCTCTCGAAATGGACAAGTCCAACGTGGAAGCCATGCAGGCAGCATTCCTCAAGCGTCGTAATTACATGCTGAAGCGTACCGCCGAAATTCTTCCCGTTCCTGCTCATGCACCGGAAGGAGCCTTCTATCTGTTCGCTCCCGTGAATAGCTTCTATGGCAAGAAGACTCCTGAGGGCAAGACCATCGGTGGCTCCATCGAGCTTTGCGAATACCTGCTGCAGTCCCAAGGTCTGGCCATCGTGCCGGGTGCTGCATTCGGTGACGACACCTGCGTCCGTTTCTCTTACGCAGCTAGCGATGAAACCCTTGAAAAAGCCTGCGACAGATTTATTGCAGGACTAAAAACACTGAATTAA